From the Hordeum vulgare subsp. vulgare chromosome 1H, MorexV3_pseudomolecules_assembly, whole genome shotgun sequence genome, the window TGAAACTAAACATTCAGAGAACTTTACTGGATGGAAAATCCCAATGTTGGATCTATACAAGCCATAAAATCTTCATGTTGTTGGATCTATACAAGCCATAAAATCTTCATGTTGTTGGATCTATACAATACTGCTGCATAAGCCATAAAAATTATAGAAGATGCCAACTATATAAGCAATAACTGCATGACTCTCAAGACCCCTACAGGATGCAAACCAGGACCAAATTTCAGTAGTGAGCCGGCTGCTGGCTCATTGGAATCAAATCAGGAACATCATGGCCATGAGTAAACAGTACAGTATATGAGAGGAAACAAGTTCATCATGGTCATGAGTAAACAGTACAGTATATGAGAGGAAACAAGTTCATCTTAACGAGAACAGTGGTTCAGATTTGTTGATGAAAAGCTAAAGATATCTTGTATAGTATATGAGAGCATCATGGCCATGAGTAAACAGTACAACACAGAAAATTAATCAAGAGCAAGGGCATCCAATAgcaaacttagctttctctagcaccacacatatgcTGAGACTGCAAGCTTAGCTGATGTACTAGTATATTACTTGCATGATTCTGATTCCATGTGTGATAGATAGAGTCTGTTCTCAACTGATCTATTCGAGttatagctgagaaatcttacctTAGACACCCCGAGGTAAGTCTGCCATTTCGCTCCGAAGGAACACGACGACGCTCACTTCATCTTCGGCGGCGGCATTGAGGCAGTACTGTTGGGCATTTTTTGACTCTGCGAACAAAGCAGACTCGTCCTCTGCTTGCTTCCGTTTGATCTCCACATAGTTTGCCATCACTTCCACCATGGGATCAtcccgcttcttcttcttgggctcgTTCACTAGATTTTTATTGGAACCACCAGGAGCACCTGCTCGAGTAACATCACTTTGAGTACCATCTATTGGATCATCACTTTGAATAGCTCCACTTGGATCATCACTTTGAGCcgcatctcttggatcatcatacATGAGTAAATCATCTTCGCACTGATTCAGATCAAAAGAGAACCCAGTCTCATCTCTTTCAACTTCAGGATCATCATCAATCACTTGTGTAGCCTGAATTGATGTAAAATTGTAATTACCTTCTGCTATATGTCCTGCACAAGCACCCAAGTTCTCACTAAAGGTCACATAGCAATAGAAATTCTTTGTAAAGGTAAGAAAAAGGTAGCAAATGAAAATCCATTAAACTCACCATCATAAAGATCACCTAGCTTGTCATACAAAGGAAATGGCTTTGTTTGAAACTTGCTTATGTCTGGCCAGGACTGTATATAAGAGAAAACTGTATCATACATGAGTAAACTTATTACGTTGTGAGTGAGATTATCTCGGAATTCATCTCGACACTAAAATTAGAATAAGCATGCAAGCAAGTTTTTCATAGAGACATGATAGAAAATCATAAGAGGCCAAGGAGTATCGAAGTTAGGCATCACAACTGGATCCCAAGATGGAGGCAACTCATCCACCCCAACAAGAACCCGAGCGGCAGGCTGTCAAAATAAAAACAAGGTCAAGAGGAAACTCAGAACACCACACAGCCATGGATTAGTGAATCAAATAGCATTTTCACCAAGATAACCAAAGATCAAACTATTTAGAGAAGTACAAATGTGATATG encodes:
- the LOC123409907 gene encoding uncharacterized protein LOC123409907, with product MRFRALEGALVDSSPDLKETPLPATATAVPSTPRLPTPRHPTARPLDAGELLRRPQLDFSPVPAARVLVGVDELPPSWDPVVMPNFDTPWPLMIFYHSWPDISKFQTKPFPLYDKLGDLYDGHIAEGNYNFTSIQATQVIDDDPEVERDETGFSFDLNQCEDDLLMYDDPRDAAQSDDPSGAIQSDDPIDGTQSDVTRAGAPGGSNKNLVNEPKKKKRDDPMVEVMANYVEIKRKQAEDESALFAESKNAQQYCLNAAAEDEVSVVVFLRSEMADLPRGV